One Pyrus communis chromosome 13, drPyrComm1.1, whole genome shotgun sequence genomic window carries:
- the LOC137712201 gene encoding uncharacterized protein produces the protein MILKGTLRRKRKEPEPNPPSSSSESDFEDEEEATAQVEEEAQVMVADNRTIKELSASGLDNAAPLCIQYPRAVQDKIDEFELKFSLLHHIPKYHGLSMEDPDKHLKEFEVVVEKPKCKKTQYVVCALYKDTNLKRVQNQAKEVDELKKQMGQVAEFMGQFKDQGQLSSSTIVNPKRGFENCLVQPLELTQDHPNQVKKRMKSCNLRKRNKAKPRQVFMQSKKEERDKDILETFRKVQVNIPLLDAIKQVRNDAKFLKELCTTRKRISNKEVVRVSENVFAGLQRKLPPKCKDPGELKNDGVIIQLADCSNAYPKGVLEDVLVQVNSLIFPDDFYVLDMEDSAHSTSLPILLRRPFMKTARTKIDVFKGTLIMEFDGEIIDFNISETMRYPSDDHSCFSIDIIDSLA, from the exons atgattttgaaaggaactttgagaaggaagaggaaggagccagaacctaatccacctagttctagctcaGAATCTGATTTTGAGGATGAAGAAGAGGCCACAGCtcaagtggaagaagaagcacAAGTCATGGTagcggacaatcgaacaatcaaggaactttcagcctcaggattggacaatgccgcacccttatgcattcaatatcctagggcagTTCAAGACAAGattgatgagtttgaattgaagtttagcttgctgcatcacattccaaaataccatgggttatccatggaagatccagacaagcacttgaaggaatttgaagtg GTTGTTGAAAAACCCAAGTGCAAGAAAACCCAATATGTGGTGTGTGCTCTATacaaggacaccaatctgaaaa GGGTACAAAATCAAGCTAAAGaggtggatgaattgaagaagcaaatggggcaaGTGGCAGAATTCATGGGACAATTTAAAGACCAAGGACAATTgtctagttcaaccattgtcaaccCGAAGAGAGGATTTGAaaattgcctagttcaaccattggaACTAACCCAAGACCAtccaaatcaagtcaaaaagaggatgaaaagctgcaatttgaggaagaggaacaaGGCCAAGCCACGACAAGT atttatgcaatcaaagaaagaagagagggacaaggacattcttgagacatttaggaaggtgcaagtcaatattccactccttgatgcaatcaaacaagttcGAAATgatgccaaattcttgaaagagctttgcacaacaaggaagaggatttcgaacaaggaagtggtgagggtaagtgagaatgttttcGCTGGtttacaaaggaaattgcctcctaaatgcaaagatccag gAGAGCTgaaaaatgatggagttattattcaattagccgattgttctaatgcatatccaaaaggagttttggaagatgttttggtgcaggttaatagCTTAATCTTTCCAgatgatttttatgtgcttgacatggaagattcaGCTCATTCCACCTCTTTGCCGATCCTCCTTAgaagaccattcatgaaaacagcccgcactaAGATAGATGTGTTCAAGGGGACGTTAataatggaatttgatggcgagattattgattttaatatttctgaaactatgaggtATCCTagtgatgatcattcatgtttttctattgatattaTTGATTCATTGGCGTAG